From the Clostridium putrefaciens genome, one window contains:
- the rpiB gene encoding ribose 5-phosphate isomerase B, which produces MKIAIGSDHGGFKLKGEVIKHLKEKQIEVVDFGTYSEDSCDYPDVAEKVAEEVVMKNFEFGILICGTGIGISISANKVAGIRAALCCDTFSAHATREHNNANILALGERVVGVGLALDIVDTFLNAKFQGGRHQNRIDKISHIEDKYIK; this is translated from the coding sequence ATGAAGATAGCTATTGGAAGCGATCATGGCGGATTTAAGTTAAAGGGAGAGGTTATAAAACACTTAAAGGAAAAACAAATAGAAGTTGTAGACTTTGGTACTTATAGTGAAGATTCTTGTGACTACCCTGACGTTGCAGAAAAGGTAGCGGAAGAAGTTGTTATGAAGAACTTTGAATTCGGAATATTAATTTGTGGAACAGGAATAGGTATAAGTATATCAGCAAATAAGGTTGCTGGAATAAGGGCAGCACTTTGTTGTGATACATTTAGTGCTCATGCAACTAGAGAACATAATAATGCTAATATATTAGCATTAGGTGAAAGAGTGGTTGGAGTAGGTCTTGCGTTAGATATAGTAGATACCTTTTTAAATGCAAAGTTTCAAGGTGGAAGACATCAAAATAGAATAGATAAAATATCACATATTGAAGATAAATATATAAAGTAA
- a CDS encoding deoxycytidylate deaminase: MERRDKDNYYLDIAETVLERGTCLRRNYGSIIVKHDEIISTGYTGAPRGRRNCIDIGVCKRQELNIKRGTHYELCRSIHSEANAIISASRRDMIASTLYLVGKDCKNKELVESANSCDMCKRLIINSGIERIIIRITKDTYKVIYTSEWVKDDDSITNEFGY, from the coding sequence ATGGAAAGAAGAGATAAAGATAATTACTATTTAGATATAGCAGAAACTGTACTAGAAAGAGGAACTTGCCTTAGAAGAAATTATGGTTCTATAATTGTAAAACATGATGAAATTATATCAACAGGATATACAGGTGCTCCTAGAGGACGAAGAAACTGTATAGATATTGGTGTTTGTAAAAGACAAGAATTAAATATAAAAAGAGGAACACATTATGAACTTTGTAGAAGTATTCACAGCGAGGCTAATGCTATTATAAGTGCTTCTAGAAGAGATATGATTGCATCTACTTTATATTTAGTTGGCAAGGATTGCAAGAATAAAGAACTAGTAGAATCTGCAAATTCCTGTGATATGTGTAAAAGGCTTATAATAAATTCAGGGATCGAAAGAATAATCATAAGAATTACAAAGGATACTTATAAGGTTATATATACAAGTGAATGGGTTAAGGATGATGATTCCATTACTAATGAATTTGGATACTAA
- a CDS encoding ZIP family metal transporter: MDKIMIIIFLCSLVSMIGTIIGATLAMFIKNPTKNVISAIMGFAGGLMFSVVIFDLMPSTLTKISIKQGFVFCFIGIIITMFLEIFISKIVKNNTYMKMAVITSLGLMIHNIPEGIIMGCGFVAGEYLGIKMSIIIALHDIPEGLAVVSPLVAAGEKNSKIFMYAFITAMPTALGAVLGIYLGGVSESFLGRSLAFASGVMIYVVFLELIPESKKLGNGKVSMISILIGVFIGLFIGIIL, translated from the coding sequence TTGGATAAAATTATGATTATAATATTTCTATGTTCCTTAGTATCTATGATAGGTACAATTATAGGAGCAACCCTTGCTATGTTTATAAAAAACCCAACTAAGAATGTTATAAGTGCTATTATGGGGTTTGCAGGGGGGCTTATGTTTTCTGTTGTGATATTTGATCTGATGCCTAGTACTTTAACAAAAATAAGTATAAAACAGGGTTTTGTATTTTGTTTTATTGGCATAATTATAACCATGTTTTTAGAAATATTTATAAGCAAAATTGTAAAGAATAATACTTATATGAAAATGGCTGTAATAACTTCACTAGGACTTATGATTCATAATATACCTGAGGGTATAATAATGGGGTGTGGGTTTGTAGCAGGAGAATATTTGGGTATAAAGATGAGCATTATAATAGCTTTACATGACATACCTGAAGGGTTAGCTGTAGTATCGCCACTTGTAGCAGCTGGAGAAAAAAACTCTAAAATTTTCATGTATGCATTTATAACAGCGATGCCAACAGCGCTTGGAGCTGTACTTGGAATATATTTAGGTGGGGTGTCAGAAAGTTTTCTAGGTAGATCATTAGCTTTTGCTTCAGGAGTTATGATATATGTAGTCTTTTTAGAACTAATCCCAGAGTCTAAAAAACTAGGAAATGGTAAGGTGTCTATGATAAGCATATTAATTGGAGTTTTTATAGGTCTTTTTATAGGGATTATTCTTTAA
- a CDS encoding ATP synthase subunit I, which yields MDTYLKTMIKELIYLTLFMSLAFSAISLWFLSYGYVLAFVFGLLTAMLNFIANTMVTHFIITKDKDNKRKVLNVLSFAIRTLIIGFIIVAISLYYETYILHYIFGYVSHFMVIVVYSIRTNKKSRR from the coding sequence TTGGACACGTATCTTAAAACAATGATAAAAGAATTGATTTATCTAACCCTTTTTATGTCGTTGGCATTTTCAGCAATATCTCTTTGGTTTTTAAGTTATGGGTATGTACTAGCTTTTGTATTTGGACTACTTACTGCTATGCTTAATTTTATTGCTAATACTATGGTAACTCATTTTATTATTACAAAGGATAAAGATAATAAAAGGAAAGTTTTGAATGTGTTAAGTTTTGCTATTAGGACTTTAATCATAGGTTTTATTATTGTAGCAATTTCACTTTATTATGAGACTTATATTTTACATTATATCTTTGGATATGTATCACACTTTATGGTAATAGTAGTTTATAGTATAAGGACTAATAAAAAGAGTCGAAGATAA
- the murA gene encoding UDP-N-acetylglucosamine 1-carboxyvinyltransferase gives MEKIIVKGGNKLKGEVNISSAKNSVLPIIAASILSGDLSVIENAPMLEDVFVICDVLESLGASIKINKENNNISIDTKDINSKEEPKADLVRKMRASFLIMGPMLSRFGRVKLSLPGGCNIGSRPIDLHLKGLSSLGAQIYLGHGYVEGKADRLIGNKIYLDFPSVGATENIMMAGVLAKGETVIENAAEEPEIKDLANYLNDMGAIVEGAGTGRIRIKGVSELKGVTHKPIYDRIEAGTYMIAAAMTRSKIKINGVDEEHIKPILAKLSECGINIDIKNGIATTYGDVDIKPVDIKTMPYPGFPTDMQAQMMALLSLSKGTSIITETVFENRFMHASEIKRMGANIKIDGRSAVIEGVKGLTGAEVRATDLRAGAALILCGLAAECNTQISDVYHIDRGYVDIEKKLKSLGACIERINV, from the coding sequence ATGGAAAAAATAATAGTTAAGGGTGGAAATAAACTAAAAGGTGAGGTTAATATAAGTTCAGCTAAGAATTCAGTGCTGCCTATAATAGCAGCTAGTATACTAAGTGGAGATCTTTCTGTAATTGAAAATGCACCTATGTTAGAGGATGTTTTTGTTATATGTGATGTGTTGGAATCCTTAGGTGCATCAATAAAAATTAATAAAGAAAATAACAACATATCTATTGATACTAAAGATATAAATTCAAAAGAAGAACCAAAAGCTGATTTAGTAAGAAAAATGAGAGCATCTTTTTTAATAATGGGACCTATGCTATCAAGATTTGGACGAGTAAAATTGTCTTTGCCTGGAGGATGTAACATAGGAAGTAGGCCTATAGATCTTCATTTAAAAGGTTTAAGCTCACTTGGAGCCCAAATATATTTAGGTCACGGTTATGTGGAGGGAAAGGCTGATAGACTTATAGGAAACAAGATTTATTTAGATTTTCCGTCTGTTGGGGCTACGGAAAATATAATGATGGCTGGAGTTTTGGCTAAGGGAGAAACTGTTATAGAAAATGCAGCAGAAGAACCCGAAATAAAAGATTTAGCAAATTATTTAAATGACATGGGAGCAATTGTAGAAGGTGCAGGAACCGGGAGAATAAGGATAAAAGGTGTAAGTGAACTAAAAGGTGTTACACATAAGCCTATATACGACAGGATTGAAGCTGGGACATACATGATTGCCGCTGCTATGACTAGAAGCAAGATAAAGATTAATGGAGTAGATGAAGAGCATATTAAGCCTATATTAGCGAAATTATCTGAATGTGGAATTAATATTGATATTAAAAATGGAATTGCTACAACCTATGGGGATGTAGATATAAAACCTGTGGATATAAAAACTATGCCCTATCCAGGATTTCCAACAGATATGCAAGCTCAAATGATGGCCTTATTATCACTTTCAAAGGGAACAAGTATAATAACTGAAACTGTATTTGAAAATAGATTCATGCATGCTTCAGAGATTAAACGTATGGGGGCAAATATAAAGATAGATGGCAGGAGTGCTGTGATAGAAGGGGTAAAGGGACTTACAGGAGCAGAGGTTAGAGCTACTGATTTAAGGGCGGGAGCGGCACTTATATTATGTGGGCTTGCAGCAGAGTGTAATACACAAATTTCTGATGTTTATCATATTGATAGGGGATATGTAGACATAGAAAAGAAATTAAAATCTTTAGGAGCATGTATCGAAAGAATAAATGTATAG
- a CDS encoding low molecular weight protein arginine phosphatase has translation MNILFVCTGNTCRSCMAEAIFNYINDNKDICSRSVGLSIVKGSVTSLNSAEIVKSKLGLDLTKRKAIQCSKDDIKNSNIILTMTSHMKDMLISAFPEEKEKIFSLNEYVGVKGDIIDPYGGTITFYEKTFFDLEKSIRLLLEKLKGDRV, from the coding sequence ATGAATATTCTTTTTGTATGTACAGGTAATACTTGTAGAAGCTGTATGGCTGAAGCTATATTTAACTATATTAATGACAACAAAGATATATGCTCAAGATCAGTAGGACTTAGTATTGTTAAAGGTAGTGTTACATCTTTAAATTCCGCTGAGATTGTTAAATCTAAATTAGGGTTAGACTTAACAAAGAGAAAAGCTATTCAATGTAGTAAAGATGATATTAAAAACTCAAATATTATACTTACTATGACTTCGCATATGAAAGATATGTTAATAAGTGCATTTCCAGAGGAAAAAGAAAAAATATTTAGTTTGAATGAGTATGTCGGCGTAAAGGGAGATATTATAGATCCTTACGGTGGCACAATAACATTTTATGAAAAAACTTTTTTTGATCTCGAAAAATCAATACGGCTTTTATTAGAAAAGTTAAAAGGAGATAGGGTATAG
- a CDS encoding MraY family glycosyltransferase: MIEYIKLISIAIIISIVATPFIKRLAIKVNAIDVPKDERKIHKKPVPLLGGLSIYIAFIIGIIVKTGPLESWEKGIIGGATIIIVGGVLDDIIELKPWQKLLFQLAASLCVIYHGVYIKNITNPFAGEEAFLNIGRFSVPFTILWIIGITNALNLIDGLDGLAAGVALISSITIMIIAIISGRISTALLTSVLIGAIAGFLPYNFNPASIFMGDAGSQLLGFLLSVISLQGAIKSAATFAIVVPILALGLPIYDTLFAMVRRKINGKPIMQADKGHLHHRLLDLGLTQKQVVLVMYMISAVLGTIAILAMCISTPRSYFLLTIIVLITVFMALRYGFFQSK; the protein is encoded by the coding sequence ATGATTGAATACATAAAGTTAATTTCTATTGCCATTATAATATCAATAGTAGCAACACCTTTTATAAAGAGGTTGGCAATTAAAGTAAATGCTATAGATGTACCTAAAGATGAGAGAAAGATTCACAAAAAACCCGTACCTCTTTTAGGAGGTCTTTCTATATATATAGCATTTATAATAGGTATTATAGTTAAAACTGGACCTTTAGAGTCATGGGAAAAAGGGATAATTGGAGGGGCAACTATAATAATAGTAGGCGGAGTACTTGATGATATAATAGAACTAAAGCCTTGGCAAAAGTTGTTATTTCAATTAGCTGCGTCTTTATGCGTTATTTACCATGGGGTTTATATTAAAAATATAACAAACCCATTTGCTGGCGAAGAGGCTTTTTTAAATATAGGAAGGTTTTCTGTTCCATTTACAATCTTATGGATAATTGGAATAACAAATGCATTGAACTTAATTGACGGATTAGATGGTCTAGCTGCTGGAGTAGCACTTATATCTTCTATTACCATAATGATCATAGCTATTATTTCCGGGAGAATATCTACAGCTCTTTTAACTTCTGTACTTATAGGAGCTATAGCAGGATTTTTACCTTATAACTTTAATCCTGCATCTATATTTATGGGAGATGCAGGATCTCAGCTTTTGGGATTTTTATTATCTGTAATTTCACTTCAAGGGGCTATAAAATCTGCAGCAACTTTTGCTATAGTTGTACCTATTTTAGCGTTGGGATTACCCATATATGATACTTTGTTTGCTATGGTTAGAAGAAAGATAAATGGAAAGCCTATAATGCAGGCAGATAAGGGACATCTTCATCATAGACTTTTAGATTTAGGACTTACGCAAAAACAAGTAGTTTTAGTTATGTATATGATTAGTGCGGTGCTTGGAACTATAGCTATATTAGCTATGTGTATAAGTACACCTAGATCTTATTTTCTTTTAACCATAATAGTTTTAATTACAGTTTTTATGGCTTTAAGATATGGTTTTTTTCAAAGTAAATAG
- a CDS encoding L-threonylcarbamoyladenylate synthase — MNTKVVKMNEDKMNINAIEEAAIIIKGGGLVVFPTETVYGLGANALDDKAVSKIFEAKGRPQDNPLIIHVADFNIKEYIKELPFIATKLMEEFWPGPITFILNKSDIVPLTTSAGLNTIGIRMPSNKIARELILKSGVPIAAPSANISGRPSPTEVERCIEDLSGKVEYILGGEGSNIGLESTILDCTVEPPCILRPGAITLEMLKEVKEDIYIDPAVMKMPSKELKPKAPGMKYRHYAPKAPLKIIRGDLKKTIAKVNEIVQNCIDKEKTVGIIATEETKSCYNNGIVLSLGSRKNLDVIAKNLFECLRAIDDKNVDLILSESFDELGIGIAIMNRLKKSAGFDILDV, encoded by the coding sequence ATGAATACTAAGGTAGTTAAAATGAATGAAGATAAAATGAATATAAATGCCATAGAAGAAGCTGCAATCATAATAAAAGGTGGAGGGCTTGTAGTGTTTCCAACTGAAACGGTGTATGGGCTTGGAGCTAATGCATTAGATGATAAGGCAGTCTCAAAGATATTTGAGGCAAAGGGAAGACCTCAAGATAATCCACTTATAATACATGTTGCGGACTTTAACATAAAAGAATATATAAAAGAATTACCTTTTATAGCAACTAAGCTTATGGAGGAGTTTTGGCCAGGTCCAATAACTTTTATATTAAACAAATCTGACATTGTACCTTTAACTACTAGTGCTGGATTAAATACTATAGGTATAAGAATGCCTTCAAATAAAATTGCAAGGGAACTTATATTAAAAAGTGGTGTTCCAATAGCAGCACCCTCTGCTAATATTTCCGGAAGACCAAGCCCAACAGAAGTAGAAAGATGCATAGAAGATTTAAGTGGAAAGGTTGAATATATATTAGGTGGAGAAGGCAGTAATATAGGACTTGAGTCTACAATATTAGATTGCACAGTAGAGCCTCCTTGTATATTAAGGCCAGGAGCTATAACTTTAGAAATGCTAAAGGAAGTAAAAGAAGATATTTATATAGACCCTGCAGTAATGAAAATGCCTAGTAAAGAATTAAAACCTAAAGCCCCCGGAATGAAATATAGGCATTATGCACCTAAGGCTCCTTTGAAAATAATAAGAGGAGATTTAAAAAAAACTATTGCAAAAGTTAATGAAATAGTGCAAAATTGTATAGATAAAGAAAAGACTGTGGGGATTATAGCCACAGAAGAAACTAAAAGTTGCTATAATAATGGCATAGTTTTATCTCTAGGAAGTAGAAAAAATTTAGATGTTATAGCAAAAAATCTTTTTGAATGTTTAAGAGCCATTGATGATAAAAATGTAGATTTAATATTATCTGAAAGCTTTGATGAGCTTGGAATAGGGATTGCAATAATGAATAGGTTAAAAAAATCAGCAGGGTTCGATATATTAGATGTATAA
- the spoIID gene encoding stage II sporulation protein D: protein MYKTVNNFDLKRIIIGFMLFMLFIVLLPLMIIGFKDKDVKEIKKYEVSEKNDYRKNELEGKDLKNIKVYNKNKNKISEINLEEYIIGVVASEMPASFNEEALKAQAVAARTFAVSKMLFSCKEAKGGHICDTVHCQVYVGKDERIKGWGKEKGEEYWNKIKKAVEETNGEILTYEGNLVLNPQYFAVSSGKTENADDVFTFSKDYLKSVESPGEDIAPKYKSKEIFSYKEFIIKVNENYKEAHLNNENLLKQIEILERTEGGAVRTVRLGEQILTGVEFRKLFNLNSANFNMNFEKGKIEIQCIGYGHGVGMSQWGANVMGKDNKTYKEILSHYYKGIEIEFVNK, encoded by the coding sequence ATGTATAAGACTGTAAACAACTTTGATTTGAAAAGAATTATTATAGGATTTATGTTATTTATGTTATTTATAGTATTATTACCCTTAATGATTATTGGATTTAAAGATAAGGATGTAAAAGAAATTAAGAAATATGAAGTAAGTGAAAAAAATGATTATCGTAAGAATGAACTAGAGGGTAAAGATTTAAAAAATATTAAAGTTTATAACAAAAATAAAAATAAGATAAGTGAAATAAATCTAGAAGAATACATAATAGGTGTAGTAGCATCAGAGATGCCTGCAAGTTTTAATGAAGAAGCTTTAAAAGCCCAAGCTGTTGCAGCTAGAACATTTGCTGTATCTAAGATGCTTTTTAGCTGTAAGGAGGCAAAAGGAGGGCACATTTGTGATACTGTGCATTGTCAGGTGTATGTTGGAAAGGATGAAAGAATAAAAGGTTGGGGTAAAGAAAAGGGGGAGGAGTACTGGAATAAGATAAAGAAAGCTGTAGAGGAAACTAATGGCGAAATATTAACCTATGAAGGGAATCTAGTTCTTAATCCACAATATTTTGCAGTAAGTTCTGGAAAGACAGAGAATGCAGATGATGTCTTTACTTTTTCTAAAGATTATTTAAAGTCTGTAGAAAGCCCTGGAGAAGATATAGCTCCAAAGTATAAGTCAAAAGAAATATTTAGTTATAAGGAATTTATAATTAAAGTGAATGAAAATTATAAAGAGGCCCATTTAAATAACGAAAATTTATTAAAACAGATTGAAATATTAGAAAGAACTGAAGGTGGCGCTGTAAGGACTGTAAGATTAGGAGAACAGATATTAACTGGAGTAGAATTTAGAAAGCTATTTAATTTAAATTCCGCAAATTTTAATATGAATTTTGAAAAGGGTAAAATAGAAATTCAATGTATTGGATATGGACATGGTGTTGGTATGAGTCAATGGGGAGCTAATGTAATGGGCAAGGATAACAAGACTTACAAAGAGATACTATCTCATTATTACAAGGGAATTGAAATAGAATTTGTTAATAAGTAG
- a CDS encoding acetyl-CoA C-acetyltransferase: MREVVIASAVRTAIGSFGGGLKDVDAVELGAVVIKEALSRAGVKGEMIDEVIMGNVLQAGLGQNPARQSVIKAGLPVEVPAMTINKVCGSGLRAVSLASQIILAGDADIIVAGGMENMSRAPYVINTARWGQRMGNGNMVDVMINDGLWDAFNNYHMGVTAENIAEKWNISREEQDNFALASQNKAEKAIKDGRFKEEIVPVVIPQRKGEPITFDTDEFPRFGTSAESLKKLKPSFKKDGTVTAGNASGINDGAAAFVIMSAEKAEELGIKPLAKIASYGSKGVDPSIMGYGPFAATNKALEKASIKVEDLDLIEANEAFAAQSIAVSRDLKFNMDKVNVNGGAIALGHPIGASGARILVSLLYEMEKRNSKTGLATLCIGGGMGTAIVLKR; encoded by the coding sequence ATGAGAGAAGTAGTTATTGCTAGTGCGGTTAGAACAGCTATAGGTTCTTTCGGTGGAGGATTAAAAGATGTAGATGCTGTAGAGCTTGGTGCTGTGGTAATAAAAGAAGCTCTTAGTAGAGCAGGTGTTAAAGGCGAAATGATTGATGAAGTTATAATGGGTAATGTACTTCAAGCAGGACTTGGACAAAATCCAGCAAGACAGTCAGTTATAAAAGCAGGATTGCCTGTTGAGGTGCCAGCTATGACAATTAATAAGGTTTGTGGATCGGGACTTAGGGCTGTAAGTCTTGCTAGTCAAATAATACTAGCTGGGGATGCAGATATTATTGTAGCAGGTGGGATGGAAAATATGTCAAGAGCTCCGTATGTAATAAATACTGCTAGATGGGGACAAAGAATGGGTAATGGTAATATGGTTGATGTAATGATAAATGATGGTCTTTGGGACGCTTTTAATAACTACCATATGGGTGTTACAGCTGAAAATATAGCAGAAAAGTGGAATATTTCAAGAGAAGAGCAAGATAACTTTGCTTTAGCTTCACAAAACAAAGCAGAAAAGGCTATTAAAGATGGAAGATTTAAAGAAGAAATTGTGCCAGTGGTGATTCCTCAAAGAAAAGGTGAACCTATTACTTTTGATACAGATGAGTTCCCGAGATTTGGAACTAGTGCAGAATCTCTTAAAAAATTAAAACCTTCCTTTAAAAAAGATGGAACCGTTACAGCTGGTAATGCATCGGGTATAAATGACGGCGCAGCAGCTTTTGTAATAATGAGTGCTGAAAAAGCTGAAGAATTAGGTATAAAGCCATTGGCAAAAATAGCATCTTATGGATCTAAAGGTGTTGATCCATCTATAATGGGGTATGGGCCGTTTGCAGCTACAAATAAAGCTTTAGAAAAGGCTTCTATTAAAGTAGAGGACTTAGACTTAATAGAAGCTAATGAAGCCTTTGCAGCTCAAAGTATAGCCGTATCTAGAGATCTTAAATTTAATATGGATAAAGTAAATGTTAATGGAGGTGCTATAGCTCTAGGACATCCAATAGGAGCATCAGGAGCTAGAATATTAGTATCACTACTTTATGAAATGGAAAAAAGAAATTCGAAAACTGGACTTGCAACACTTTGTATAGGTGGCGGTATGGGTACAGCTATAGTTCTAAAGAGATAA
- the upp gene encoding uracil phosphoribosyltransferase has protein sequence MGKVTQITHPLILHKLALIRDKNTGSKDFRELVEEVAMLMAYEVTRDVQMEEVEVETPICVTKCKMLSGKKMAIVPILRAGLGMVDGMLRIIPAAKVGHIGLYRDEETLQPVEYFCKLPQDIQERDVIVTDPMLATGGSAIDAISLLKKKGAKNIRLMCLVAAPEGVEAIVEVHPDVNIYVALIDEKLDENGYIVPGLGDAGDRLFGTK, from the coding sequence ATGGGAAAAGTAACACAAATAACACATCCATTAATTTTACACAAATTAGCTCTTATAAGAGACAAGAATACTGGGTCAAAAGATTTTAGGGAGCTAGTTGAAGAAGTAGCTATGTTAATGGCTTACGAGGTTACACGAGATGTACAGATGGAAGAAGTAGAAGTAGAAACTCCTATCTGTGTTACTAAGTGCAAGATGTTATCAGGGAAAAAGATGGCTATAGTACCTATACTTAGAGCAGGGCTTGGCATGGTAGATGGTATGCTTAGAATAATACCAGCAGCTAAGGTTGGTCATATAGGTCTATATAGAGATGAAGAAACACTTCAACCAGTAGAATATTTCTGTAAACTGCCTCAAGATATTCAAGAAAGAGATGTAATAGTAACAGATCCAATGTTAGCTACAGGAGGATCCGCCATTGATGCTATTTCGCTCTTAAAGAAGAAGGGAGCTAAAAATATTCGTCTAATGTGCCTTGTAGCAGCTCCTGAAGGAGTGGAAGCAATAGTAGAAGTACATCCAGATGTTAATATATATGTAGCTCTTATAGATGAAAAGTTAGATGAAAATGGCTATATAGTACCAGGTCTTGGAGATGCTGGAGATAGATTGTTTGGAACTAAATAA
- the wecB gene encoding non-hydrolyzing UDP-N-acetylglucosamine 2-epimerase, producing the protein MDKIKVMTIFGTRPEAIKMAPLVKELEKREEIESIVCVTAQHREMLDQVLELFQIKPHYDLNIMESKQSLTGITSKVLEGLENMFDKVKPDIILVHGDTTTTFAGALAAFYKKIKIGHVEAGLRTFDKFFPYPEEMNRKLTGSLADLHFSPTITAKSNLLREGVKEESIYVTGNTVIDAMNFTVTKDYVFETKELNDIDYNKKVIMVTAHRRENWGGGIENICEALKEIIETYENVEIIYLVHLNPVVKDVVDKHLLNLERVHLLSPLDTKETHNLMNKCYMVMSDSGGLQEEAPHLGKPVLVLRDVTERPEAIEAGTVKLVGTDKKVILKEVKKLLLDKEYYLEMSKAINPYGDGKASYRIVNSILHYFGFNKEKTEEFKE; encoded by the coding sequence ATGGATAAGATAAAGGTTATGACTATTTTCGGAACTAGGCCAGAAGCTATTAAGATGGCTCCTTTAGTGAAGGAATTAGAAAAAAGAGAAGAAATAGAATCCATAGTATGTGTAACGGCACAACATAGAGAAATGTTAGATCAAGTGTTAGAGCTATTTCAAATTAAACCACACTATGATCTTAATATAATGGAATCCAAACAAAGTCTTACAGGTATAACTAGTAAGGTTTTAGAAGGTTTAGAAAATATGTTTGATAAAGTAAAGCCAGATATAATACTTGTTCATGGTGATACCACGACAACGTTTGCAGGTGCTTTAGCTGCATTTTATAAAAAGATAAAAATAGGTCATGTAGAGGCTGGGCTTAGGACCTTTGATAAATTCTTCCCATATCCAGAAGAAATGAATAGAAAATTGACGGGTTCCCTAGCAGATCTTCACTTTTCACCTACAATAACAGCAAAAAGTAATCTTTTAAGGGAAGGCGTAAAAGAAGAAAGTATATATGTTACTGGAAATACAGTAATTGATGCGATGAATTTTACTGTGACTAAAGATTATGTTTTTGAAACAAAAGAATTAAATGATATTGACTATAATAAGAAAGTTATTATGGTGACAGCACATAGAAGAGAAAATTGGGGAGGTGGTATAGAAAACATATGTGAAGCTTTAAAAGAAATCATAGAAACCTATGAAAATGTTGAGATAATTTATTTAGTTCACTTAAATCCAGTAGTAAAAGATGTGGTTGATAAACATTTATTAAATTTAGAAAGAGTTCACTTATTATCACCACTAGATACTAAGGAAACACATAACCTTATGAATAAATGTTATATGGTTATGAGTGATTCTGGTGGACTTCAAGAAGAAGCCCCACATCTTGGTAAACCAGTACTGGTTCTTAGAGATGTTACAGAGAGACCAGAAGCCATTGAAGCTGGTACAGTAAAACTTGTAGGTACAGATAAAAAGGTTATATTAAAGGAAGTAAAAAAGCTTCTTTTAGATAAAGAATATTACCTTGAAATGAGTAAGGCTATTAATCCTTATGGAGATGGAAAAGCATCTTATAGAATAGTAAACTCCATTCTTCATTATTTTGGATTTAACAAAGAAAAGACAGAAGAATTTAAAGAATAA